The DNA window GATGGAGCCGGAGGCCGTCATCGATGTGGTGGAAAAATCCGGGCTGCGGGGCCGTGGCGGCGCCGGCTTCCCGGCCGGGCTGAAGTGGCGGATCACGCGAAAGGAGACGGCTACGGAGAAGTACATCATCTGCAATGCCGACGAGGGCGACCCCGGGGCTTACATGAACCGGAACGAGATGGAGAGCGATCCCCACATGCTGATCGAGGGGATGATCCTCGGCGCCTACGCCATCGGCGGGGTGAAGACGGGGGTGATCTACATCCGGGCCGAGTATCCGCTGGCCATCGAACGGCTGACGAAGGCGATCGAACAGGCACGGGAGTACGGGCTGCTCGGCGACGACATCCTCGGCACCGGGTTCAGTTTCGACCTGCACCTCGCCATCGGTGCCGGGGCCTTCGTCTGCGGGGAGTCGACGGCGCTCGTCGCCTCCATCGAGGGGAGGACCGGCCGGCCCCATCCCCGGCCGCCCCGGCTGACCGACAAGGGGCTCTGGGGGAAGCCGACCGACCTGAACAATGTCGAGACCTGGTGCAACGTCCCGGTGATCGTCAGCCGGGGCGCCGGCTGGTACGCGGCGATCGGGGCCCCGGGCAACACCGGCACCAAGGTCTTCTCCCTCGTCGGCAAGGTCGACCGGGTCGGGCTGGTGGAGGTGCCGCTCGGGACGACCCTCGAGCGGATCGTCATCGATATCGGCAACGGCGGCGCTGGAGGGAAGGCGGTGAAGGCCGTGCAGACCGGCGGCCCCTCGGGGGGATGCATCCCGGTCCGGCTCTTCGATACGCCGATGGACTACGAGAGTCTGAACCGGGTCGGCTCGATCATGGGCTCCGGCGGGATCGTCGTGATGGACGAGGATA is part of the Methanosphaerula palustris E1-9c genome and encodes:
- a CDS encoding (2Fe-2S) ferredoxin domain-containing protein, with amino-acid sequence MKIKTADDLENVRQAGLRRLIPDRPRIAVGLATCGKAVGGDQVYDRLRQTIESEGLDIALTRVGCFGYCREEPLVNVAIPGKPLVILHRVTVDDVEAIIRAVLNGEVPVELALCRIPTWDPIIGPPLVFGDGFPDIPLYADVPFFRYQQKVILRAAGLIDPGDIEEYIAVGGYSAALSALTTMEPEAVIDVVEKSGLRGRGGAGFPAGLKWRITRKETATEKYIICNADEGDPGAYMNRNEMESDPHMLIEGMILGAYAIGGVKTGVIYIRAEYPLAIERLTKAIEQAREYGLLGDDILGTGFSFDLHLAIGAGAFVCGESTALVASIEGRTGRPHPRPPRLTDKGLWGKPTDLNNVETWCNVPVIVSRGAGWYAAIGAPGNTGTKVFSLVGKVDRVGLVEVPLGTTLERIVIDIGNGGAGGKAVKAVQTGGPSGGCIPVRLFDTPMDYESLNRVGSIMGSGGIVVMDEDTGMVDIARYFINFAIGESCGKCVPCREGLKHTLLLLNRLLAGKGTGQDLETLALLADTVAKTSLCGLGQSAPNPVLTTLEYFRDEYEGLIER